Within Protaetiibacter intestinalis, the genomic segment CGTGGTGATCATGGCATCCGAGCCGATGCCGCTCAGCACGTAGCGGTAGTGGCTGAGGTCGAACGCGTTGTTGATGCCGAGGATCTTGACGAAGCCGCCGAGCACCACGGTCGCGTAGATCGTGACGATGAGCAGCGCGATGAGGCCGACTCCCGTCAGCAGCAGGATGCGGGCCGGCAGGAAGGTGACGGTGTCGGGGCGGCCCGCGGGCTTGCCCGTCACCGAGACGACGTTCTTGCGCCCCGCCCAGTAGCGCTGCACGAGGAACACCGCGAGCGCCGGCAGCAGCAGCACGATCGAGTAGGCGGCGCCCGCCCCCACGTTGTACTCGCCGGTGATGGCGATGTAGGCGCGCGAGGAGAGCACCGTGAAGTCGCCGCCGATGACGAGCGGGTTCGCGAGGTCGGCGATCGCCTCCACGAACAGCAGCAGGAACGAGCTCGCGAAGCCCGGCACGAGCATCGGCAGCGTGACGGTGCGGAAGATGCGCCACTTGGACGCGCCGATGCTCGCCGCCGCCTCGTCGAGCGAGGGGTCGAGGCTGCGCAGCAGCCCGAGCATGTTCATGTACGCGGCGGGGAAGAACGACAGCGAGAGCACGATCGTGAGCCCCGGCAGGCCGTACAGGGTGGGGCTGAGCCCGAGCAGCTCGTGGGAGACGATGCCGCTGCGCCCGAACAGGGTGATGACGGCGGTCGCCACGGCGAACGGCGGCGAGACGATCGGCAGCAGCGCCAGCAGGTGCAGCAGCTTCTTGCCGCGGAAGTCGAGACGCACCTGCACGTAGGCGAACAGGAAGCCGATCGCGGTGCCGATCACACCGACGAGCACCCCGAGCACGACCGTGTTCTGCACGATCTGCAGGTTGACGCCGGAGGTGAACATCGAGGCGAAGACCTTGAGGCCGTCGGCGGATGCGGCGGAGGAGAGGATGTTGATGAGGGGCAGCACGATGAGCAGGCCGAGCACCAGCACGACCAGGGCCACCGCGATGCGGGTGGGGAGGTCGAGCGGGGTCTCGCGGCGGCGCAGCAGCGACCAGCCGGAGCGGCGCATCGTGGGGATGTCTGTAGTCATGACGGGCTTTCTCGGGGTGGGGTGCGTCGCCGCACCCCACCCCGGCTGATGCGG encodes:
- a CDS encoding ABC transporter permease, translated to MTTDIPTMRRSGWSLLRRRETPLDLPTRIAVALVVLVLGLLIVLPLINILSSAASADGLKVFASMFTSGVNLQIVQNTVVLGVLVGVIGTAIGFLFAYVQVRLDFRGKKLLHLLALLPIVSPPFAVATAVITLFGRSGIVSHELLGLSPTLYGLPGLTIVLSLSFFPAAYMNMLGLLRSLDPSLDEAAASIGASKWRIFRTVTLPMLVPGFASSFLLLFVEAIADLANPLVIGGDFTVLSSRAYIAITGEYNVGAGAAYSIVLLLPALAVFLVQRYWAGRKNVVSVTGKPAGRPDTVTFLPARILLLTGVGLIALLIVTIYATVVLGGFVKILGINNAFDLSHYRYVLSGIGSDAMITTTTLALIATPIAGVLGLVVAWLIVRKLRSGQGALDFLGMLGLAVPGTVLGIGYALTFNSPLGFGNVALLPALAGGGAVFGGAVAIVMVYVIRSSPSGQRAGVASLQQIDMAIDEASASLGASGMTTFRKVTLPLIRPALLAGLTYAFARSMTTLSPIIFITTPQTKIMTSQILSEVDAGRFGNAFAYCTILIVIVMSVIGLLNLFVRDSSVPRGAAGLSSSTTLE